In Chryseobacterium lactis, a single genomic region encodes these proteins:
- the nuoK gene encoding NADH-quinone oxidoreductase subunit NuoK — MGEVNTFIQSIPLNYFIILCSVLFCLGVMGVLLRKNAIVILGCVELMLNSVNLLLAAFSAYKGNGDGQLLVFFIMVVAAAEVAVGLAIIAMLYRNTRSVDVSIFNKLRG, encoded by the coding sequence ATGGGAGAAGTAAATACTTTTATACAAAGCATCCCTTTGAATTACTTCATTATCCTTTGTTCAGTATTATTCTGCTTAGGAGTGATGGGAGTATTGCTTAGAAAAAATGCTATTGTGATTCTGGGCTGTGTAGAGCTTATGCTGAATTCTGTAAACCTTTTGTTGGCAGCTTTTTCAGCATATAAAGGCAACGGCGACGGACAACTTTTAGTTTTCTTCATTATGGTGGTTGCAGCTGCAGAAGTAGCAGTAGGTTTGGCAATTATTGCTATGCTATATAGAAATACCCGTTCTGTAGATGTGAGTATATTTAATAAATTAAGAGGATAA
- a CDS encoding NADH-quinone oxidoreductase subunit J family protein has protein sequence MDQFLFFLVAFLAVASAVYFVFARNPLYAILSLIVTMFSIAGMYILLNAQFLAIIQIIVYAGAIMVLFLYILMMLNLNKADESKKGNTLKFIGVFTAGLLLVGVLGVFRGVQQNHIVVENVDRSIGLTKNLGRLLFNEYVLPFELASILILAGIVGAVLIGKKDL, from the coding sequence ATGGATCAGTTTTTATTTTTCTTGGTGGCGTTTTTAGCAGTGGCAAGTGCAGTGTATTTTGTATTTGCAAGAAATCCTTTATATGCTATTTTGTCATTGATTGTTACGATGTTTTCAATTGCCGGAATGTACATTCTTTTGAATGCTCAGTTCCTTGCAATTATCCAGATTATAGTGTACGCAGGTGCCATCATGGTACTTTTCCTTTACATTTTAATGATGCTTAACCTTAATAAAGCAGACGAAAGTAAGAAGGGTAATACTTTAAAATTTATTGGAGTTTTTACTGCAGGTCTTCTTTTAGTTGGAGTTTTAGGGGTATTCAGAGGTGTTCAGCAAAACCATATTGTGGTAGAGAATGTAGACAGAAGTATTGGTCTTACTAAAAATCTGGGTAGACTTTTGTTTAATGAATATGTTTTACCGTTTGAGCTTGCTTCTATCCTGATTTTAGCAGGTATTGTAGGCGCGGTATTAATCGGTAAAAAAGATTTATAA
- a CDS encoding NuoI/complex I 23 kDa subunit family protein: MKLTNRSKVVSNKEMTLAEKIYLPAIFTGMGITFKHAVRTVIKGAPAVYSYPEVQKPRTTIWRGQHVLKRDEEGRERCTACGLCAVACPAEAITMTASERTKEEKGLYREEKYASVYEINMLRCIFCGMCEEACPKSAIYLTDRLVDVETNRGSFIYGKDKLVEKINERIDITTRQSEKQKNAVK; this comes from the coding sequence ATGAAACTTACAAACAGATCAAAAGTTGTTTCCAATAAAGAAATGACCCTTGCTGAAAAAATCTACCTGCCTGCGATCTTTACAGGGATGGGGATTACATTTAAGCACGCTGTAAGAACCGTGATAAAAGGTGCTCCCGCAGTATATTCGTATCCGGAAGTACAGAAGCCAAGAACGACTATCTGGAGAGGTCAGCACGTTTTGAAAAGAGACGAAGAAGGCAGAGAAAGATGTACTGCTTGTGGACTTTGTGCGGTAGCTTGTCCTGCAGAAGCCATTACAATGACTGCTTCTGAAAGAACTAAAGAGGAAAAAGGCCTTTACAGAGAAGAAAAGTATGCTTCAGTATATGAAATCAATATGCTAAGATGTATTTTCTGTGGTATGTGTGAGGAGGCTTGTCCTAAATCTGCCATCTATCTTACCGACAGATTGGTAGACGTAGAAACCAACAGAGGATCTTTCATTTACGGAAAAGATAAATTAGTTGAAAAAATAAATGAAAGGATTGACATCACGACAAGACAATCCGAGAAACAAAAAAATGCGGTAAAATAA
- the nuoH gene encoding NADH-quinone oxidoreductase subunit NuoH, with protein sequence MDLLTFKLILVLALFLLSLTIAAYSTWAERKVASIMQDRIGPNRAGPFGLLQPLADGGKFFFKEDFTPANAEKFLFVLGPALVMFISLITGAVIPWGKSLNIAGTSFDLQVANIDVGVLFIIGMASIGVYGIMIGGWASNNKYSLLGAIRASSQMISYELAMGLALLSIIMMAGSLDLKVITENQTHGKLWGIIPWVSGMNWNIFYQPVAFLVFFVAALAETNRHPFDLPECESELVTGYSTEYSSMKLGLYMFGEYVNMFISNAFMVVLFFGGYNYPGIEWVTQHWGENIAGILSIVAFLTKTVIGILIFMWIRWTLPRFRYDQLMHLGWKTLIPMALVNLLITGAVILAFGN encoded by the coding sequence ATGGATTTACTTACATTTAAACTTATACTTGTACTAGCACTTTTCCTGCTGTCATTAACGATTGCAGCCTACTCTACCTGGGCGGAAAGAAAAGTTGCCTCTATCATGCAGGATAGAATTGGTCCTAACAGAGCTGGACCTTTCGGATTGCTGCAACCTCTTGCTGACGGTGGAAAATTCTTCTTTAAGGAAGACTTTACGCCTGCCAATGCTGAAAAATTCCTTTTCGTGTTGGGACCGGCTTTAGTAATGTTTATTTCATTAATCACAGGAGCAGTAATTCCTTGGGGTAAAAGTTTAAATATTGCAGGTACTTCTTTTGATCTTCAGGTGGCTAACATTGACGTTGGTGTACTTTTCATCATCGGAATGGCTTCAATCGGGGTTTACGGAATTATGATCGGAGGTTGGGCTTCGAACAACAAATATTCATTACTAGGTGCTATCCGTGCTTCTTCTCAGATGATTTCTTATGAACTGGCAATGGGATTAGCACTTCTTTCTATCATTATGATGGCTGGAAGCTTGGATCTAAAAGTAATTACTGAAAACCAGACTCACGGAAAATTATGGGGAATTATTCCTTGGGTTTCCGGGATGAACTGGAATATTTTCTATCAGCCGGTTGCTTTCCTTGTTTTCTTTGTAGCAGCTTTGGCTGAAACCAACAGACACCCATTCGATTTACCTGAGTGTGAATCTGAATTGGTAACAGGATACTCTACAGAATACTCTTCCATGAAATTAGGATTATATATGTTCGGAGAATATGTGAACATGTTCATTTCCAATGCTTTCATGGTGGTTCTTTTCTTCGGAGGTTACAACTATCCTGGTATTGAATGGGTAACTCAACATTGGGGTGAAAACATTGCAGGAATCTTAAGTATCGTAGCATTCTTAACGAAAACGGTAATCGGAATTCTGATCTTCATGTGGATCAGATGGACGCTTCCAAGATTCAGATATGACCAGTTAATGCACTTAGGATGGAAAACATTAATCCCGATGGCATTAGTAAACCTATTAATTACAGGAGCTGTAATTTTAGCGTTTGGAAATTAA
- a CDS encoding 2Fe-2S iron-sulfur cluster-binding protein, whose protein sequence is MSEEVKKFKITIDGQTAEVLPGTSILEAARQIGGKSVPPAMCYYSKLETSGGRCRTCLVEVSKGSEADPRPMPKLVASCRTNVMDGMEVKNLTSEKAQEGRKAVTEFLLVNHPLDCPVCDQAGECHLQDLGYEHGNLETRTEFERNTYEADDLGPNIKLNMNRCILCARCVLAANQLTGEREHGILFRGDHAEISTYLNKALDNDFIGNVIDVCPVGALTDRTSRFASRVWFTKPMNATCKCDKCSGKAVVWMKGDEIVRVTARKDQWGEVEEFICDTCRFERKALSDWNIEGPRHIDRHSVISLNHYQKPKDELIMIDNPGAKEISEKDEK, encoded by the coding sequence ATGAGCGAAGAAGTTAAAAAATTCAAAATAACTATAGACGGACAGACTGCTGAAGTTTTGCCTGGTACTTCTATTCTGGAAGCTGCGAGACAAATCGGTGGTAAATCTGTACCTCCTGCGATGTGCTACTACAGCAAGTTAGAAACCAGTGGAGGAAGATGCAGAACTTGTCTTGTAGAAGTTTCTAAAGGATCTGAAGCTGATCCCCGTCCTATGCCGAAATTGGTTGCAAGTTGCAGAACCAACGTTATGGATGGTATGGAAGTAAAAAACCTTACTTCTGAGAAAGCTCAGGAAGGAAGAAAAGCGGTTACCGAATTCTTATTGGTTAATCACCCGCTAGACTGTCCTGTTTGTGATCAGGCCGGTGAATGCCATCTTCAGGATCTTGGATATGAGCACGGAAACCTTGAGACTAGAACAGAATTCGAAAGAAATACTTACGAAGCTGATGATCTTGGACCGAACATCAAACTGAACATGAACCGTTGTATTCTTTGTGCAAGATGCGTATTAGCAGCCAACCAATTAACAGGTGAAAGAGAGCACGGAATTCTTTTCAGAGGAGATCATGCTGAAATTTCTACCTATTTAAATAAGGCTTTAGATAATGACTTCATTGGAAACGTTATCGACGTTTGTCCTGTAGGAGCATTAACAGACAGAACATCCCGTTTTGCAAGCAGAGTATGGTTCACTAAACCAATGAATGCTACTTGTAAATGTGATAAATGTTCCGGGAAAGCTGTTGTTTGGATGAAAGGTGACGAAATTGTAAGGGTAACTGCAAGAAAAGACCAGTGGGGTGAAGTTGAAGAATTCATCTGTGATACATGCCGTTTCGAAAGAAAAGCATTGTCAGACTGGAATATCGAAGGTCCTAGACATATCGACAGACACTCTGTCATTTCATTGAATCATTACCAGAAGCCAAAAGACGAATTGATAATGATTGATAATCCTGGTGCCAAGGAGATCAGTGAAAAAGACGAAAAATAA
- the nuoF gene encoding NADH-quinone oxidoreductase subunit NuoF, whose product MSKKLLLKDAHIEGIRYFETYRKQGGYTAAEKALKMTPDEILEEVKASGLRGRGGAGFPTGMKWSFLAKPEGVPRHLVVNADESEPGTFKDRYLMEFLPHLLIEGMLISSYCLGSNVSYIYIRGEYSWIPDILEEAIEEAKAAGFLGKNILGTGFDCEIYVQRGGGAYICGEETALLESLEGKRGNPRLKPPFPAVKGLWERPTVVNNVESIAAIVPIIDITGAEYAKIGVGRSTGTKLISACGNINKPGVYEIDMTITVEEFIYSDEYCGGIKDGKKLKACIPGGSSVPIVPANLLLRTVNGEPRYMNYESLADGGFATGTMMGSGGFIVLDEDQCIVDHTMTLARFYNHESCGQCTPCREGTGWMYKILKKIEKGEGKMEDIDLLWDIQRKIEGNTICPLGDAAAWPVAAAIRHFRDEFEWHVKNPELSQTQNYGLAHYADPIPAVEKNA is encoded by the coding sequence ATGAGTAAAAAACTTTTACTTAAAGACGCACATATAGAAGGTATTCGCTACTTTGAAACGTACCGTAAACAGGGAGGTTACACAGCGGCAGAAAAAGCCTTGAAGATGACTCCTGATGAAATTCTTGAAGAAGTAAAAGCTTCAGGACTAAGAGGACGTGGTGGAGCCGGATTTCCAACAGGGATGAAATGGAGCTTTTTGGCAAAACCAGAGGGCGTTCCAAGACACCTTGTGGTAAATGCAGATGAATCTGAGCCTGGAACATTCAAGGACAGATATTTAATGGAATTCCTTCCTCATTTATTGATTGAAGGAATGCTGATCTCATCTTACTGTTTAGGTTCAAATGTTTCTTATATCTACATCCGTGGAGAGTATTCCTGGATTCCTGATATTTTAGAAGAAGCAATTGAAGAAGCCAAAGCAGCAGGGTTTTTAGGTAAAAATATCCTTGGAACAGGTTTCGATTGTGAAATTTATGTTCAGAGAGGAGGTGGAGCATACATCTGTGGTGAGGAAACTGCATTGCTTGAATCCCTTGAAGGAAAAAGAGGTAACCCAAGATTAAAACCACCATTCCCGGCGGTAAAAGGTCTTTGGGAAAGACCAACGGTAGTAAACAATGTTGAGTCTATTGCAGCAATCGTTCCAATCATTGATATTACAGGTGCTGAGTATGCTAAAATCGGGGTAGGAAGATCTACAGGTACGAAATTGATTTCTGCTTGTGGAAACATCAACAAACCGGGGGTATACGAAATTGATATGACCATCACTGTAGAAGAATTCATCTACTCAGATGAATATTGCGGTGGTATTAAAGACGGTAAAAAATTAAAGGCTTGTATTCCTGGAGGAAGTTCTGTTCCAATCGTTCCAGCAAACTTATTGTTGAGAACCGTGAACGGAGAGCCAAGATATATGAACTATGAATCATTAGCAGATGGTGGTTTTGCTACCGGAACAATGATGGGTTCAGGAGGTTTCATCGTGTTGGATGAAGATCAGTGTATTGTAGATCACACAATGACTTTAGCAAGATTCTACAATCACGAAAGTTGTGGACAATGTACCCCTTGCCGTGAAGGTACAGGATGGATGTACAAGATTTTGAAAAAAATTGAGAAAGGAGAAGGAAAAATGGAAGATATCGATCTACTTTGGGATATTCAGAGAAAAATCGAAGGAAACACGATCTGTCCATTAGGTGATGCCGCAGCTTGGCCGGTTGCAGCAGCAATCCGTCACTTCAGAGATGAATTTGAGTGGCACGTGAAAAACCCTGAGTTGTCTCAAACTCAAAACTATGGATTAGCACATTATGCAGATCCTATTCCGGCCGTTGAAAAAAACGCGTAA
- a CDS encoding NADH-quinone oxidoreductase subunit NuoE family protein: MSETIAFKPESLAQVHKIIARYPEGRQKSALLPVLHLAQKEFGGWLDVPVMDYVAGLLSIKPIEVYEVATFYTMFNMKPVGKYVLEVCRTGPCMVCGSEKILDHIRTKLNIKDGETTEDGMFTLKPAECLGACGYAPMLQLGKFFHENLTIEKVDEILDLCRQGQLALD; encoded by the coding sequence ATGAGCGAAACAATAGCTTTTAAACCGGAAAGTTTAGCACAGGTACACAAAATTATCGCAAGATATCCTGAAGGAAGACAGAAATCTGCTCTTCTTCCCGTACTTCACTTGGCACAGAAAGAATTCGGAGGATGGTTAGATGTTCCTGTGATGGATTATGTTGCCGGACTATTAAGTATCAAACCGATCGAAGTATATGAAGTGGCTACTTTCTATACGATGTTCAACATGAAGCCGGTAGGTAAATATGTTTTGGAAGTTTGCAGAACAGGACCTTGTATGGTTTGTGGAAGCGAAAAAATCCTTGACCATATCAGAACCAAACTGAACATTAAGGATGGGGAAACTACTGAAGACGGTATGTTCACCTTAAAGCCAGCTGAATGTCTTGGAGCATGCGGATACGCACCCATGCTACAGCTTGGAAAATTCTTTCATGAAAATTTAACGATAGAAAAAGTAGATGAAATCCTTGATCTTTGCAGACAGGGACAACTTGCTTTAGACTAA
- the nuoD gene encoding NADH dehydrogenase (quinone) subunit D has product MKDNSLSNILNQYESKEQIDGQLYTLNLGPTHPATHGIFQNILTMDGERILHAEQTVGYIHRAFEKISERRNYSQITTLTDRMNYCSAPINNLGWHMTVEKLIGVEVPKRVDYMRVILMELARIGDHLICNGVTGMDSGAITGLTYMFIERERIYDMYEQICGARMTTNMGRIGGFERDFTPKFHELLQDFLKTFPGRFKEFGTLLERNRIFMDRTIGTGAISAERALSYGFTGPNLRAAGVDYDVRVAQPYSSYEDFDFIIPVGTSGDTYDRFMVRQQEIWESLKIIKQAYENLPEGPFHADVPDFYLPEKADVYQKMEALIYHFKIVMGETDVPKGEVYHAVEGGNGELGFYLVSDGGRSPYRLHFRRPCFIYYQAYPEMITGSVISDAIVTMCSMNIIAGELDA; this is encoded by the coding sequence ATGAAAGATAACTCATTATCTAATATACTAAACCAGTACGAAAGTAAGGAACAGATTGACGGACAATTATACACCCTCAATTTAGGACCTACCCACCCTGCTACCCACGGGATTTTCCAGAATATCTTAACGATGGATGGAGAAAGAATCCTTCACGCTGAGCAAACGGTAGGATATATCCACAGAGCATTTGAAAAAATTTCTGAAAGAAGAAACTATTCTCAGATCACCACCCTTACTGACCGTATGAATTACTGTTCTGCACCCATCAACAATTTGGGTTGGCACATGACAGTTGAGAAGCTGATTGGCGTTGAAGTTCCTAAGCGTGTAGACTATATGCGTGTTATCTTAATGGAATTAGCAAGAATCGGTGACCACCTGATCTGTAACGGGGTAACCGGAATGGACTCAGGAGCGATTACAGGTCTTACGTATATGTTCATCGAAAGAGAACGTATTTACGATATGTATGAGCAGATTTGCGGAGCGAGGATGACCACCAATATGGGAAGAATCGGAGGGTTCGAAAGAGATTTCACACCTAAATTCCATGAGTTATTACAGGACTTCTTAAAAACCTTCCCTGGAAGATTTAAAGAATTCGGTACTTTATTAGAAAGAAACAGGATTTTCATGGACAGAACCATTGGTACAGGAGCTATTTCTGCCGAAAGAGCATTAAGCTATGGTTTCACAGGTCCAAACTTACGTGCAGCAGGCGTAGATTACGATGTGAGAGTTGCACAGCCTTATTCATCATACGAAGATTTCGACTTTATTATTCCTGTAGGAACTTCAGGAGATACTTACGACCGTTTCATGGTTCGTCAACAGGAAATCTGGGAATCACTTAAAATCATCAAACAAGCATACGAAAACCTTCCGGAAGGACCATTCCACGCGGATGTTCCTGATTTCTATCTTCCTGAAAAGGCAGATGTATATCAGAAAATGGAAGCATTGATCTACCATTTCAAAATTGTAATGGGAGAAACTGATGTACCGAAAGGAGAAGTTTACCATGCTGTAGAAGGTGGAAACGGAGAATTAGGTTTCTATCTTGTGAGTGACGGAGGAAGAAGTCCTTACAGACTTCACTTCAGAAGACCATGTTTCATCTACTATCAGGCATATCCTGAAATGATTACAGGTTCTGTAATTTCAGATGCTATTGTAACGATGTGTAGTATGAATATTATTGCGGGAGAATTAGACGCATAA